The following are encoded together in the Lathyrus oleraceus cultivar Zhongwan6 chromosome 3, CAAS_Psat_ZW6_1.0, whole genome shotgun sequence genome:
- the LOC127131579 gene encoding uncharacterized protein LOC127131579 codes for MAGRNAGRNDEALAAAMQEMAQAFHNPPNADENVGSRSLATFQRENPHTFLGRYDPEGALAWLKEIERIFRVLDCTLVQKIRYGTHKLSGEADDWWVDTRLRLETAGEESTWEGFRREFPRKYYPEDVRGKKEIEFLELKQGNLSVTEYAAKFTELAKFYLHYDGANAEFSKCIKFENGLRPEIKKAVGYQKIRVFADLIDSCRIFEKDNNAHYKILFEKRGRGQHSRGKPYETPVGKGKQKVIPGRRTSGGDAPANVIYFKCGNPGHKSNVCRLGETRCFRCGMPGHAARDCKQKDFVCFNCGEGGHISAKCQKPKMGQNSGKVFALSGTQTTNEDGLIRGTCFINSIPLITIIDIGATHCFVAADCVERLGLSFSSLGRDMIVEVPAKGTVSTSLACKSCPLSIFGKDFVVDLVCLPLVGLDVVLGMNWLKSNYVHINCYNNTVRFSSAEEEGRTKLLSKKQLKEFIEEDGLMFLLMASLSVESQAVIADLPVVCNFPEAFPDEIPSAPPEREVEFTIDLVPGTRTISMAPYRMSASELAELKSQLEDLLERKFVRPSVSPWGAPVLLVKKKDGSMRLCIDYRQLNKVMIKNRYPLPRIDDLMDRLVGARIFSKIDLRSGYHQIKVKDEDIQKTAFRTRYGHYKYTVMPFGITNAPGVFMDFLGRVVSGDGIAVDPSKIDAVLQWEAPKSVTEIRSFLGLAGYYRRFIEGFSKLALPLTKLTCKGAAFVWDVRCEESFLELKKRLTTAPILILPNPEEPFVVYCDASKMGLGGVLMQNGKVVAYASRQLRIHEKNYPTHDLELAAVVFVLKIWRHYLYGSRFEVFRKANVVADALSRNTLHMSTLMMKELELIEKFRDMSLVIEVTPRSVILGMLKINNDFLDNIREAQKLDMKLVDVIIGLGRSENEDFKLDAQGVLRFRDRICVPDDVDLKRMILEESHRSNLSIHPGATKMYQDLKRLFWWSGMKREVAQFVYVCLTCQKSKVEHQKPAVLMQPLEIPEWKWDSISMDFVTDLPNTSRGCDAIWVIVDRLTKSAHFIPINISYPVSKLAEIYTNVIVRLHGVPLCIVSDRDPRFTSEFWKSLQEALGSKLRLSSAYHPQTDGQTERTIQSLEDLLRACILEQGGSWDTHLPLVEFTYNNSYHSSIGMAPFEALYGRRCRTLLCWHESGESVVLGPEIVRETTKTVKMIRDKMKISQSRQKSYHDKRRKDLEFQEGDHVFLRVTLTTGVGRALKAKKLTPRFIGPYQITSRVGKVAYRVALPPNLSNLHDVFHVSQLRKYIPDPSHVIQMDDIQVRDNLTVETMPLRIEGRETKSLRGKEIDWVKVVRIGAVGKSTTWELENKMRDSYPELFE; via the exons ATGGCCGGAAGAAACGCTGGGAGGAATGATGAGGCTCTTGCTGCAGCTATGCAGGAAATGGCTCAGGCATTCCATAACCCACCCAATGCTGACGAGAACGTGGGGTCTCGTAGTCTGGCGACGTTTCAGAGGGAGAACCCTCATACTTTTCTGGGTAGGTATGATCCTGAAGGAGCCTTGGcttggttgaaggagattgaaaGAATCTTCAGAGTGTTGGATTGCACTCTTGTGCAAAAGATCCGTTATGGAACTCATAAGCTGTCAGGTGAAGCCGATGATTGGTGGGTGGACACTCGTCTAAGGTTGGAAACTGCGGGCGAGGAGAGTACTTGGGAAGGGTTTCGTAGAGAATTTCCGAGGAAGTATTATCCAGAAGATGTGCGAGGAAAAAAAGAGATTGAATTCCTCGAGTTGAAGCAAGGAAACTTGTCAGTcacggagtatgctgctaagttcactgAATTGGCTAAGTTCTATCTTCACTATGATGGAGCCAATGCCGAATTCTCtaagtgcatcaagtttgaaaatggattgcgTCCGGAAATTAAGAAAGCTGTGGGATATCAAAAGATTCGCGTCTTTGCAGATCTGATTGATAGTTGTAGAATCTTTGAAAAGGACAACAATGCACACTATAAGATCTTGTTTGAGAAGAGAGGAAGGGGTCAACACAGCCGTGGTAAGCCATATGAAACTCCGGTTGGAAAAGGGAAACAGAAAGTGATTCCGGGTCGAAGAACAAGTGGGGGAGATGCTCCTGCTAATGTTATCTATTTCAAGTGTGGAAATCCGGGTCACAAGAGTAATGTGTGTAGGCTTGGTGAAACGAGATGTTTCCGTTGTGGTATGCCGGGACATGCGGCTCGTGATTGTAAGCAGAAGGATTTTGTTTGCTTTAACTGTGGGGAAGGAGGACATATTAGTGCTAAATGTCAGAAGCCAAAGATGGGACAAAATAGTGGTAAAGTGTTTGCTTTGTCGGGAACTCAGACTACAAATGAAGATGGACTTATTCGAGGTACTTGTTTCATTAATAGCAttcctttaattactattattgatatCGGTGCCACACACTGTTTTGTTGCTGCGGATTGTGTTGAAAGATTGGGTCTTTCTTTCTCTTCCTTGGGTAGAGATATGATTGTTGAGGTTCCCGCTAAGGGAACGGTATCTACGTCTCTTGCGTGTAAGAGTTGCCCCTTGTCAATATTTGGTAAAGATTTTGTAGTTGATCTTGTTTGTTTGCCGCTTGTCGGGTTGGATGTAGTattgggtatgaactggttgaAATCCAACTATGttcatattaattgctacaaTAACACTGTGAGGTTTTCTTCTGCCGAAGAAGAGGGAAGAACAAAATTGTTATCCAAGAAACAATTGAAGGAGTTCATAGAAGAAGACGGGTTGATGTTCTTGTTGATGGCAAGCTTGTCTGTGGAGAGTCAGGCTGTAATTGCGGACTTGCCGGTGGTGTGCAATTTCCCTGAAGCTTTTCCCGATGAGATTCCTAGTGCACCGCCAGAAAGAGAAGTTGAGTTCACTATTGACCTTGTACCTGGTACTAGAACCATCTCTATGGCGCCGTATAGGATGTCAGCATCAGAGTTGGCTGAACTGAAGAGTCAGCTAGAGGATTTGCTTGAAAGGAAGTTTGTGAGACCTAGTGTATCACCTTGGGGAGCTCCAGTTTTGCTGGTGAAAAAAAAAGACGGAAGCATGCGactttgtattgattatagacaattgaataagGTGATGATTAAGAATAGGTATCCACTCCCAAGGATCGATGACTTGATGGATCGTTTAGTGGGTGCTCGTATTTTCAGTAAGATTGATCTAAGGTCGGGCTACCATCAAATTAAGGTGAAAGATGAGGACATTCAGAAAACTGCTTTCAGAACTCGTTATGGACACTACAAGTACACGGTGATGCCTTTCGGCATTACTAATGCACCgggagtattcatgga CTTTCTTGGTCGTGTTGTTTCCGGTGACGGAATTGCGGTTGATCCATCGAAGATTGATGCGGTGTTgcaatgggaagctcctaagtcaGTTACCGAGATAAGAAGTTTCCTAGGCTTGGCAGGTTACTATAGGAGGTTTATAGAAGGCTTTTCTAAGTTGGCACTTCCTTTGACTAAGTTAACTTGTAAGGGTGCTGCTTTTGTGTGGGATGTCCGATGCGAAGAAAGTTTCCTTGAGTTGAAGAAAAGGTTGACAACGGCTCCGATTTTGATTTTGCCAAATCCCGAGGAACCGTTTGTGGTTTATTGCGATGCTTCGAAGATGGGATTAGGAGGTGTGCTTATGCAGAATGGTAAGGTGGTTgcttatgcttctagacaatTGAGGATTCATGAGAAGAACTACCCTACGCATGATTTGGAGCTTGCGGCGGTTGtgtttgttttgaaaatttggaGACATTACCTTTATGGATCTAGATTTGAAGTCTTTA GAAAAGCGAATGTGGTGGCCGATGCTCTAAGTAGGAATACTTTGCATATGTCGACCTTGATGATGAAAGAGTTGGAGTTGATTGAGAAATTCCGAGATATGAGCTTAGTGATCGAGGTGACACCAAGAAGTGTGATTTTGGGTATGTTAAAGATTAACAATGATTTTCTTGATAACATTAGAGAGGCTCAGAAGCTGGATATGAAACTTGTTGATGTGATCATTGGACTCGGACGATCTGAGAATGAGGATTTCAAATTGGATGCACAAGGTGTGTTGAGGTTTCGTGATAGGATTTGTGTTCCTGATGATGTGGATTTAAAAAGGATGATCTTGGAAGAAAGCCATAGGAGTAATTTGAGTATTCATCCCGGAGCGACTAAGATGTACCaagatttgaaaagattattttggtggTCGGGAATGAAGCGTGAAGTAGCTCAGTTCGTGTATGTGTGCTTGACTTGCCAGAAATCAAAGGTGGAGCATCAGAAACCTGCGGTGTTGATGCAACCGTTAGAAattcctgagtggaagtgggatagcatttccatggacTTTGTAACGGATTTACCGAATACATCTAGAGGATGTGAtgctatttgggtgattgttgataggcTTACGAAGTCGGCTCACTTTATTCCTATTAACATAAGTTATCCGGTGTCGAAGTTGGCGGAGATTTATACCAATGTTATTGTGAGGCTGCACGGTGTTCCTCTTtgtattgtttcggatagagatccgaggttcacttcaGAATTTTGGAAGAGTTTGCAAGAAGCTTTAGGTTccaagttgaggttgagttcggcgTATCATCCTCAGACggatggtcaaacggagaggactatccaatccttggaagATTTGTTAAGGGCGTGTattcttgaacaaggaggttcaTGGGATACTCACCTtccgttggtggagtttacttacAACAATAGTTACCATTCAAGTATTggaatggcgccttttgaagctttgtatgggcGGAGGTGTAGGACTCTGTTGTGTTGGCATGAATCTGGTGAAAGTGTGGTACTTGGACCCGAGATTGTTCGAGAAACTACCAAGACGGTTAAGATGATTCGGGATAAGATGAAGATTTCTCAAAGTAGgcaaaagagttatcatgataagaggagaaaggatTTGGAATTTCAAGAGGGTGATCATGTGTTTCTAAGAGTGACACTTACGACCGGTGTTGGACGAGCATTGAAAGCTAAGAAGTTGACTCCTCGTTTCATTGGACCGTATCAAATTACGAGTAGAGTGGGAAAAGTTGCTTATAGAGTGGCATTACCGCCAAACCTCTCGAATTTGCATGAcgtgttccatgtgtctcaacTTAGGAAGTATATTCCGGATCCGTCTCATGTGATTCAAATGGATGATATTCAAGTGCGCGATAACCTTACGGTTGAGACGATGCCTTTGAGGATCGAAGGTCGTGAGACGAAGTCCCTACGGGGAAAGGAAATTGATTGGGTGAAGGTTGTTAGGATTGGTGCAGTCGGAAAAAGCACAACATGGGAATTGGAGAACAAGATGCGCGACTCCTACCCCGAGTTATTCGAATGA